The Microcebus murinus isolate Inina chromosome 1, M.murinus_Inina_mat1.0, whole genome shotgun sequence genome includes a region encoding these proteins:
- the PTPN23 gene encoding tyrosine-protein phosphatase non-receptor type 23 isoform X3 has product MGSGQEAAIPVTWTEIFSGKSVAHEDIKYEQACILYNLGALHSMLGAMDKRVSEEGMKVSCTHFQCAAGAFAYLREHFPHAYSVDMSRQILTLNVNLMLGQAQECLLEKSMLDNRKSFLVARISAQVVDYYKEACRALENPDTASLLGRIQKDWKKLVQMKIYYFAAVAHLHMGKQAEEQQKFGERVAYFQSALDKLNEAIKLAKGQPDTVQDALRFTMDVIGGKYNSAKKDNDFIYHEAVPALDTLQPVKGAPLVKPLPVNPTDPAVTGPDIFAKLVPMAAHEASSLYSEEKAKLLREMMAKIEDKNEVLDQFMDSMQLDPETVDNLDAYSHIPPQLMEKCAALSVRPDTVRNLVQSMQVLSGVFTDVEASLKDIRDLLEEDELLEQKFQEAVGQAGANLAVSKAELAEVRREWAKYMEVHEKASFTNSELHRAMNLHVGNLRLLSGPLDQVRAALPTPALTPEDKAVLQNLKRILAKVQEMRDQRVSLEQQLRELIQKDDITASLVTTDHSEMKKLFEEQLKKYDQLRVYLEQNLAAQDNVLCALTEANVQYAAVRRVLSDLDQKWNSTLQTLVASYEAYEDLMKKSQEGKDFYADLESKVAALLERAQSTCQAREVARQQLLDRELKKKPPPRPTAPKPLLARREEGEVIETGDPPEELRSLPPDLVAGPRPPDTFLGTMTPLHFPPGPFPSSTGPGPHYLSGPLPPGTYSGPTQMIQPRAPGPPTMPMAPGPALYPAPAYTPELGLVPRSSPQHGMGSSPYGGAGPPPPVAGLPSAPPPQFSGPELAVAVRPATTTVDSVQAPISSHTAPRPNPSPAPPQPCFPVPPPQPLPTPYSYPVGAKQALPAPPAQHHFPPGIPTGFPAPRMGPQPHPTQAAFGPQPPQLQHPHLFSPQPPALLPPHSTYSFAPQPGVLGQPPPLHTQLYPGPSQDPLPPHSGALPFASPGPPQPPHPTLAYGPAPSPRPLGPQAAPLSIRGPPPAGQPTPSPHLVPSPAPSPGPGPVASRAPAAEPPLCLRRGTAAADLLSSSPESQHGGAQPPRGGQPLLQPTKVDAAEGRRPQALRLIERDPYEHPERLQQLQLELEAFRGQLGDAGSLDTIWRELQDAQEQDARGRSIAIARCYSLKNRHQDVMPYDSNRVVLRSGKDDYINASCVEGLSPYCPPLVATQAPLPGTAADFWLMVHEQKVSVIVMLVSEAEMEKQKVARYFPTERGQPMVHGALSLALSSVRTTETHVERVLSLQFRDQSLKRSLVHLHFPTWPELGLPDSPSNLLRFIQEVHAHYLHQRPLHTPIVVHCSSGVGRTGAFALLYAAVQEVEAGNGIPELPQLVRRMRQQRKHMLQEKLHLRFCHEAVVRHVEQVLQRHGVPAPCKPPASVSISQKNHLPQDSQDLVLGGDVPISSIQATIAKLSIRPPGGMDSPAASLPGPAETPGLPPATLPESTPVPSSSPPPLSSPLPEIPQPEEQQPVPEAPNLGPPSSSLELLASLTPEAFSLDSSLRGKQRMSKQNFLQAHNGQGLRAARPTDDPLSLLDPLWTLNKT; this is encoded by the exons ATGGGCTCAGGCCAGGAGGCTGCCATCCCTGTCACCTG GACTGAGATCTTCTCAGGCAAGTCTGTGGCCCATGAGGACATCAAGTACGAGCAGGCCTGTATTCTCTACAACCTTG GAGCACTGCACTCCATGCTGGGTGCAATGGACAAGCGGGTGTcggaggag GGTATGAAGGTCTCCTGTACCCACTTCCAGTGTGCAGCAGGTGCCTTTGCCTACCTTCGTGAGCACTTCCCTCATGCCTACAGCGTTGATATGAGCCGCCAGATCCTCACTCTCAATGTCAACCtcatgctg ggccaggctcAGGAGTGCCTCCTGGAGAAGTCAATGTTGGACAACAGGAAGAGCTTTCTGGTGGCCCGCATCAGTGCACAG GTGGTAGATTACTACAAGGAGGCATGCCGGGCCTTGGAGAACCCTGACACTGCCTCACTGCTGGGCCGCATCCAGAAGGACTGGAAGAAGCTTGTGCAGATGAAGATCTATTACTTTGCAGCTGTGGCTCAC cTGCACATGGGAAAGCAGGCCGAGGAGCAGCAGAAGTTTGGGGAGCGA GTTGCATACTTCCAGAGTGCCCTGGACAAGCTCAATGAAGCCATCAAGTTGGCCAAG GGCCAGCCTGACACTGTGCAAGACGCACTTCGCTTCACTATGGATGTCATTGGGGGAAA GTACAATTCTGCCAAGAAAGACAATGACTTCATCTACCATGAGGCTGTCCCAGCACTGGACACCCTTCAGCCTGTGAAAG gaGCCCCCTTGGTGAAGCCCTTGCCAGTGAACCCCACAGACCCAGCCGTTACCGGCCCTGACATCTTCGCCAAACTGGTACCCATGGCTGCCCATGAGGCCTCGTCACTGTACAG TGAGGAGAAGGCCAAGCTGCTTCGGGAGATGATGGCCAAGATTGAAGACAAGAATGAGGTCCTGGA CCAGTTTATGGATTCAATGCAGCTGGATCCCGAGACAGTGGACAACCTTGATGCATACAGCCACATCCCACCCCAGCTCATGGAGAAGTGCGCAGCCCTCAGTGTCCGGCCAGACACTGTCAGGAACCTTGTCCAGTCCATGCAAG TGCTGTCCGGCGTGTTCACGGATGTGGAGGCCTCCCTAAAGGACATCAGGGACCTGCTGGAGGAGGATGAGCTGCTAGAGCAGAAGTTCCAGGAGGCAGTGGGCCAAGCTGGGGCCAACCTGGCTGTCTCCAAGGCTGAGCTGGCAGAGGTGAGGCGAGAATGGGCCAAGTACATGGAAGTCCATGAGAAGGCCTCCTTTACCAACAGCGAGCTGCACCGCGCCATGAATCTGCACGTCGGCAACCTGCGCTTGCTCAGCGGGCCACTCGACCAGGTCCGGGCTGCCCTGCCCACGCCAGCCCTCACCCCAG AGGACAAGGCTGTGCTGCAGAACCTGAAGCGCATCCTGGCCAAGGTGCAGGAGATGCGAGACCAGCGCGTGTCCCTGGAGCAGCAGCTGCGTGAGCTTATCCAGAAGGATGACATCACTGCCTCACTGGTTACGACAGACCACTCGGAGATGAAG AAGCTGTTTGAGGAGCAGCTGAAGAAGTACGACCAGCTGAGGGTGTACCTGGAGCAGAACCTGGCTGCTCAGGACAACGTCCTCTGTGCGCTGACAGAGGCCAACGTGCAGTATGCAGCTGTACGACGGGTGCTCAGCGACCTAGACCAAAA GTGGAACTCTACGCTGCAGACTCTGGTGGCCTCATATGAAGCCTATGAGGACCTGATGAAGAAGTCTCAGGAGGGCAAGGATTTCTATGCAGACCTAGAGAGCAAGGTGGCTGCTCTACTGGAACGGGCACAGTCCACCTGCCAGGCCCGAGAGGTTGCCCGCCAGCAGCTCCTGGACAG GGAGCTGAAAAAGAAGCCACCACCACGGCCCACGGCCCCAAAGCCGCTGTTGGCCCGTAGGGAGGAAGGTGAGGTGATAGAGACAGGAGACCCACCAGAGGAGCTGCGCAGCCTGCCCCCTGACCTGGTGGCTGGCCCACGACCACCTGACACCTTCCTGGGGACTATGACTCCGCTCCACTTTCCTCCTGGCCCCTTCCCCAGCTCCACAGGCCCAGGACCCCACTATCTCTCGGGCCCCTTACCCCCTGGTACCTACTCGGGCCCCACCCAAATGATCCagcccagggccccagggccccCCACAATGCCCATGGCCCCTGGGCCTGCCCTCTATCCAGCCCCTGCCTACACACCGGAGCTGGGCCTTGTGCCCCGATCTTCCCCCCAGCATGGCATGGGGAGCAGTCCCTATGGGGGGGCAGGGCCACCTCCACCAGTTGCAGGTCTGccctcagccccacctcctcAGTTCTCAGGCCCCGAGTTGGCCGTGGCGGTTCGGCCAGCCACCACCACAGTAGATAGCGTCCAGGCCCCCATTTCCAGCCACACAGCACCACGGCCaaaccccagccctgctcctccccagccctgcttccCAGTGCCTCCgccacagcccctgcccacaCCCTACTCCTATCCCGTAGGGGCCAAGCAAGCCCTTCCAGCACCCCCAGCCCAGCACCACTTCCCTCCTGGGATCCCCACAGGTTTTCCAGCCCCAAGGATGGGACCTCAGCCCCATCCTACACAAGCAGCATTTGGGCCTCAGCCCCCCCAACTCCAGCATCCACACCTCTTCTCACCCCAACCCCCAGCACTCCTACCCCCACACTCCACCTACTCCTTTGCTCCTCAGCCTGGTGTCCTGGGGCAGCCGCCACCCCTGCACACCCAGCTCTACCCAGGCCCCTCCCAAGACCCTCTGCCCCCCCACTCAGGGGCTCTGCCTTTCGCCAGCCCTGGGCCCCCTCAACCTCCTCATCCCACCCTGGCGTATGGTCCTGCCCCTTCTCCCAGACCCCTGGGTCCCCAGGCAGCCCCTCTCTCCATTCGAGGCCCCCCACCTGCTGGCCAGCCCACTCCTAGTCCCCACCTGGTGCCTTCACCTGCCCCATCGCCAGGGCCTGGCCCAGTAGCCTCTCGGGCCCCAGCTGCAGAGCCACCCCTATGCTTGCGCCGAGGCACTGCGGCTGCAGACCTGCTCTCCTCTAGCCCTGAGAGCCAGCATGGCGGCGCTCAGCCTCCTAGGGGCGGGCAGCCCCTGCTGCAGCCTACCAAGGTGGACGCAGCTGAGGGCCGCCGGCCCCAGGCCCTGCGGCTGATAGAGCGGGACCCCTATGAGCATCCTGAGAGGCTGCAGCAGTTGCAGCTGGAGCTGGAGGCCTTTCGGGGCCAGCTGGGGGATGCGGGGTCTCTGGACACCATCTGGAGGGAGCTGCAAGATGCACAAGAACAGGATGCCCGAGGCCGTTCCATCGCCATTGCCCGCTGCTACTCACTGAAGAACCGGCACCAGGACGTCATGCCCTATGACAGTAACCGTGTGGTTCTGCGCTCAGGCAAGGATGACTACATCAATGCTAGCTGTGTGGAGGGGCTTTCCCCATACTGCCCACCCTTAGTGGCCACCCAGGCCCCACTGCCTGGCACAGCTGCCGACTTCTGGCTCATGGTTCATGAGCAGAAAGTGTCAGTCATTGTCATGCTGGTGTCTGAGGCCGAGATGGAGAAG CAAAAGGTAGCACGATACTTCCCCACCGAGAGGGGCCAGCCCATGGTGCACGGTGCCCTGAGCCTGGCATTGAGCAGCGTCCGAACCACTGAAACACACGTGGAGCGTGTGCTGAGCCTGCAGTTCCGAGACCAAAGCCTCAAGCGCTCTCTCGTGCACCTCCACTTCCCCACTTGGCCCGAGTT AGGCCTGCCTGACAGCCCCAGCAACCTGCTGCGCTTCATCCAGGAGGTGCACGCGCATTACCTGCACCAGCGGCCCCTGCACACACCCATCGTTGTGCACTGCAG CTCTGGTGTGGGTCGCACGGGAGCCTTTGCGTTGCTCTACGCAGCTgtgcaggaggtggaggctgggaaCGGGATCCCCGAGCTGCCTCAGCTGGTGCGGCGCATGCGGCAACAGAGGAAGCACATGCTACAGGAGAAA CTCCACCTCAGGTTCTGCCACGAGGCGGTGGTGAGACATGTGGAGCAGGTCCTGCAGCGCCATGGTGTGCCCGCTCCATGCAAGCCCCCGGCCAGCGTGAGCATCAGCCAAAAG AATCACCTTCCTCAGGACTCCCAGGACCTGGTCCTTGGTGGGGACGTGCCTATTAGCTCCATCCAGGCTACCATTGCCAAGCTTAGCATCCGGCCTCCTGGGGGCATGGATTCTCCAGCTGCCAGCCTGCCAGGCCCTGCAGAGACTCCAGGCCTGCCACCAGCCACCCTCCCTGAATCTACCCCAGTCCCatcttcctccccacctcctctctcttcACCCCTGCCTGAGATCCCCCAGCCTGAGGAGCAGCAGCCAGTGCCTGAAGCCCCCAACTTGGGGCCCCCCTCCTCATCCCTGGAGCTGCTGGCATCCTTGACCCCAGAGGCCTTCTCCCTGGACAGCTCCTTGCGGGGAAAGCAGCGGATGAGCAAGCAGAACTTTCTGCAGGCCCATAATGGGCAGGGTTTGCGGGCTGCCCGGCCCACCGATGACCCCCTTAGCCTTCTGGATCCACTCTGGACACTCAACAAGACCTGA